One Caldilineales bacterium DNA window includes the following coding sequences:
- the rffA gene encoding dTDP-4-amino-4,6-dideoxygalactose transaminase, with protein MTYRIPFNQPVLAGNETVYMQQAIASGHASGDGSFTKRCHALLEEQLGVAKALLTTSCTHALEMTALLLDIEPGDEVILPDFTFVSTVNAFVLRGARPVFADIRPDTLNLDESRLASLITPRTKAVVVVHYAGVGCEMDAIMAIADKYGLPVVEDNAHGLFGKYKGRYLGGFGALATQSFHETKNFTCGEGGALLINDRRYIERAEIIREKGTNRSRFFRGQVDKYTWVDIGSSYLPSDLLAAFLLAQLEQRQTIQARRRQIWECYDECLEGWASQQGVRRPIIPAECDQAYHMYYLLLPSLAARQNLIDHLKAQGILSVFHYLPLHLSDMGRRLGGQPGDCPVTEDVSDRLLRLPFYNSLTNAEQMQVVEAVTAFSLD; from the coding sequence ATGACCTATCGCATTCCTTTCAATCAGCCCGTCCTGGCCGGCAACGAGACGGTCTACATGCAGCAGGCCATCGCCTCGGGCCATGCCTCGGGGGATGGGTCATTCACCAAACGGTGCCATGCGCTGCTCGAAGAGCAACTCGGCGTTGCCAAAGCCCTGCTGACCACCTCCTGCACCCACGCTTTGGAGATGACGGCCTTGCTGCTCGATATCGAGCCTGGCGACGAGGTCATCCTCCCCGACTTCACCTTCGTCTCCACCGTCAACGCCTTCGTGCTGCGCGGCGCCCGACCTGTCTTCGCCGACATCCGGCCGGATACGCTCAACCTTGACGAAAGCCGGCTTGCCAGCCTGATCACCCCCCGCACCAAAGCCGTTGTGGTCGTGCATTATGCCGGGGTGGGCTGCGAGATGGATGCGATCATGGCCATTGCCGATAAGTACGGCCTGCCAGTGGTCGAAGACAACGCTCACGGACTGTTCGGCAAATACAAGGGGCGCTACCTGGGCGGCTTTGGCGCCCTGGCCACCCAGAGTTTTCACGAGACCAAGAACTTCACCTGCGGCGAAGGCGGCGCCTTGCTGATCAACGACCGGCGCTATATCGAACGAGCCGAGATCATCCGCGAGAAGGGCACCAACCGCAGCCGTTTCTTTCGCGGGCAGGTGGACAAATACACCTGGGTGGACATCGGTTCCAGCTATCTGCCTTCCGATCTGCTGGCGGCGTTTCTCCTGGCGCAATTGGAGCAGCGTCAGACAATCCAGGCCCGGCGCCGCCAGATCTGGGAGTGCTATGACGAGTGTCTGGAGGGATGGGCCTCGCAGCAGGGTGTGCGACGGCCGATCATCCCGGCAGAGTGCGACCAGGCCTATCACATGTACTATCTGCTGTTGCCGTCACTCGCAGCCCGCCAAAACCTGATCGATCATCTCAAGGCCCAGGGCATCCTCAGCGTCTTTCACTACCTGCCATTGCATCTTTCCGATATGGGCCGGCGTTTGGGCGGTCAGCCTGGCGACTGCCCGGTGACCGAAGATGTCAGTGACCGCTTGCTGCGGCTGCCCTTTTACAATTCCCTCACCAACGCCGAACAGATGCAGGTGGTCGAAGCAGTAACGGCCTTTTCCCTGGATTGA
- a CDS encoding GNAT family N-acetyltransferase: MSPIAISSCPSDQLDLVRPLLAQAGQKPYRFLAPELGADLDDYWFQDLAASVQDGEGELFLASQGGQLIGMLALTPLPWETRVLGKPMAALKHLGVGPENGDALSTRARLLDAATQSASKRGIHGLLCKTYTDDIPTIHALETNGFLLVDTLLDFIFDYRRNPLTPDWPPATAARPSPGRPQPAGDVQIRIAGSGDEPELCELALASFGNHFGRFHADPNISHQDAVNVYVEWIRSCVRGYADWIIVAEIDGKLAGYSAWKKPSALEANLKARVGHYSIAGIHPQYFGRGLFSLLTVHGMRQLDGSAELIEGPTHINNYPVQRGYANLRWRIADARHAFHKWLTV; this comes from the coding sequence ATGAGCCCGATCGCAATCTCTTCCTGCCCAAGCGACCAGCTAGACCTGGTACGCCCGCTTCTGGCCCAGGCCGGCCAGAAACCCTACCGTTTTCTGGCGCCGGAATTGGGCGCCGATCTCGACGATTACTGGTTTCAGGACCTTGCCGCCAGTGTTCAGGATGGGGAGGGCGAGTTGTTCCTCGCCAGCCAGGGGGGGCAGCTCATCGGCATGCTTGCCCTCACGCCTTTGCCCTGGGAGACGAGGGTTCTGGGCAAGCCGATGGCGGCGCTCAAACACCTGGGCGTGGGGCCAGAAAACGGCGATGCCCTCTCGACGCGCGCCCGCTTGCTCGACGCGGCCACGCAGTCTGCCAGCAAGCGGGGCATCCACGGCCTGCTCTGCAAGACCTATACCGATGATATCCCCACCATCCATGCCCTGGAGACGAATGGCTTCCTCCTCGTGGATACGCTGCTCGATTTCATCTTCGACTACCGCCGCAACCCGCTCACGCCCGACTGGCCCCCGGCCACCGCCGCCCGACCATCGCCGGGCCGCCCACAGCCGGCGGGCGACGTTCAGATTCGCATTGCCGGCAGTGGCGATGAGCCAGAACTGTGCGAGCTGGCGCTGGCCTCATTTGGCAACCATTTTGGTCGTTTTCACGCCGACCCCAACATTTCACACCAGGACGCCGTCAACGTCTATGTCGAATGGATTCGCTCTTGTGTGCGCGGCTACGCCGATTGGATCATCGTCGCTGAGATCGACGGCAAGCTGGCGGGCTACTCGGCCTGGAAGAAACCTTCGGCGCTAGAAGCCAATTTGAAAGCTCGGGTGGGTCACTACAGCATTGCCGGCATCCATCCGCAGTATTTTGGCAGAGGGTTGTTCTCGCTTCTGACCGTTCACGGGATGCGACAACTCGATGGCAGCGCCGAACTGATCGAGGGGCCTACCCACATCAACAACTATCCTGTGCAACGGGGCTATGCCAACCTGCGCTGGCGGATCGCCGATGCTCGTCATGCGTTTCACAAATGGTTGACCGTATGA
- a CDS encoding glycosyltransferase family 2 protein, producing the protein MESLSIVIPVYNSEGSLPLLIARLEPVLSDLGRPFEIILVNDGSRDRSWQAIESQAQAHPQVRGINLMRNYGQHNALLCGIRAARHDIVVTLDDDLQNPPEEIPRLLDKLAEGFDVVYGAPQMQQHGLWRNLASSITKLALQGAMGAETARKVSPFRAFRTDLRQAFTSYRGAFTSIDVLLTWGTTRFAAIPVRHDPRQMGVSNYTFGRLVTLALNMMTGFSTWPLQLASLIGFSFTLFGMAILAYVIGRYLLLGYSVPGFPFLASVIAVFAGAQLFALGIIGEYLARMHFRMMDRPVYVIRTTTEPEEGR; encoded by the coding sequence ATGGAATCCCTTTCGATTGTCATCCCTGTTTATAATAGCGAAGGCTCGCTGCCGCTTTTGATCGCGCGTCTCGAACCCGTGCTCAGCGACCTCGGCCGGCCCTTCGAGATCATCCTGGTCAACGATGGCAGCCGGGATCGTTCCTGGCAAGCCATCGAGTCGCAGGCCCAGGCGCACCCCCAGGTGCGGGGTATCAACCTGATGCGCAACTACGGCCAGCATAACGCCCTGCTGTGTGGCATTCGGGCCGCACGCCACGACATCGTGGTCACACTCGACGACGACCTGCAAAACCCACCCGAAGAAATCCCCCGACTGCTGGACAAACTGGCGGAAGGCTTCGATGTGGTCTACGGCGCTCCGCAAATGCAGCAGCACGGCCTCTGGCGCAACCTGGCCTCCAGCATCACCAAGCTGGCGCTGCAAGGGGCCATGGGCGCCGAGACGGCCCGCAAAGTCAGTCCCTTTCGGGCGTTTCGCACCGATCTGCGCCAGGCTTTCACCTCCTACCGGGGCGCGTTCACCTCGATCGATGTCCTGCTGACCTGGGGCACCACCCGCTTCGCCGCCATCCCGGTGCGGCACGACCCGCGGCAGATGGGCGTCTCTAACTACACCTTTGGCCGGCTCGTCACCCTGGCCCTGAACATGATGACCGGGTTCAGCACCTGGCCGTTGCAGCTTGCCAGCCTGATCGGCTTCAGCTTCACGCTGTTTGGGATGGCCATCCTGGCCTACGTGATCGGCCGTTATTTGCTGCTCGGCTACAGCGTGCCGGGCTTTCCGTTCCTGGCTTCTGTCATCGCCGTCTTCGCTGGCGCACAACTTTTCGCCCTCGGCATCATCGGCGAGTATCTGGCGCGCATGCATTTCCGCATGATGGATCGACCCGTCTACGTCATCCGCACAACGACTGAACCAGAGGAGGGGCGATGA
- a CDS encoding sulfotransferase family 2 domain-containing protein encodes MPEPLIIFIHIPKTAGRTLRTVIRGQYRRQQICITSQTAGDPFRDYLNLPAEQKAQVRLVQGHFPYGLHEHVDGPAVYATMLRDPIARVISYYRFVRDHPEHKNHATVMANGLAGFINETQSRQLDNAQLRYLATAQDAPFGACTEAMLEQAIRRMDERFVAVGLVEAFDDSLLLMARALKWRLPVYRSINVSKHRLGDAELTDDLLDRLRDYNRLDQRLYDYARQRFEETVRAQSTRLAWDRRRLRVMNRLRAWQVHE; translated from the coding sequence GTGCCCGAACCCCTGATCATCTTCATCCACATCCCCAAAACGGCCGGGCGAACCCTGCGGACGGTCATCCGCGGCCAATACCGTCGCCAGCAAATCTGCATCACCAGCCAGACAGCAGGCGATCCCTTTCGCGACTACCTGAACCTGCCGGCAGAGCAGAAGGCTCAAGTCCGCCTCGTACAGGGTCACTTTCCCTACGGTCTGCACGAGCACGTCGATGGGCCTGCGGTCTATGCAACGATGTTGCGCGACCCCATCGCCCGCGTGATTTCCTATTACCGTTTCGTGCGCGACCATCCCGAACACAAGAACCACGCCACAGTGATGGCGAATGGGCTGGCGGGCTTCATCAACGAAACTCAATCCCGACAACTGGACAACGCCCAACTGCGCTACCTCGCCACCGCCCAGGATGCGCCCTTTGGCGCCTGCACCGAGGCCATGCTCGAACAGGCCATCCGGCGCATGGACGAGCGTTTCGTCGCCGTGGGCCTGGTCGAAGCCTTCGACGACTCGCTTCTGCTCATGGCCCGCGCTTTGAAGTGGCGACTGCCGGTCTACCGTTCGATCAATGTCAGCAAACATCGTCTCGGCGACGCTGAACTGACCGATGACCTCCTCGATCGGCTGCGCGACTACAACCGCCTCGACCAACGACTCTACGATTACGCACGGCAGCGCTTCGAGGAGACCGTGCGGGCGCAGAGCACTCGTCTGGCCTGGGATCGGCGGCGGCTGCGGGTCATGAATCGCTTGCGCGCCTGGCAGGTGCACGAGTGA
- a CDS encoding acylneuraminate cytidylyltransferase family protein, with translation MPTCIALIPARAGSKRVIGKNVRPLAGHPLLAYTIAAARQSGVFADVVLSTDAEEYAEIGRRYGAEAPFLRPVEMAGELSPDIEWVEYTLRRLQAGGRNYDGFSILRPTSPFRQPETIRRAWEQFLQAEGADSLRAVEKCKQHPGKMWVIRGERLLPLLPFGPAAQPWHSTPYQALPEIYIQNASLEIAWTRVVLETRTIAGVAVTPFLTTNFEGLDINDEKDWWYAEYLIERGQARLPSIS, from the coding sequence ATGCCCACCTGCATCGCCCTTATCCCTGCCCGCGCCGGCTCGAAACGCGTGATCGGCAAGAATGTACGTCCGCTGGCCGGACATCCCTTGCTGGCCTACACCATCGCCGCTGCCCGACAGAGTGGCGTTTTTGCCGATGTCGTCCTCTCCACCGATGCCGAGGAGTACGCCGAGATCGGACGGCGGTACGGGGCTGAAGCGCCTTTTCTGCGCCCGGTCGAGATGGCAGGCGAGCTTTCGCCCGACATCGAGTGGGTGGAATACACATTGCGCCGCTTACAGGCTGGCGGCCGCAACTATGATGGCTTCAGCATCCTGCGTCCCACCAGCCCCTTCCGCCAGCCCGAGACCATCCGTCGGGCCTGGGAACAGTTCCTGCAGGCCGAAGGCGCCGACTCGTTGCGGGCGGTCGAGAAATGCAAACAGCACCCCGGCAAGATGTGGGTGATCCGTGGCGAAAGGCTCTTGCCCCTCCTCCCCTTTGGCCCGGCCGCGCAACCCTGGCACAGCACACCCTACCAGGCCCTGCCCGAGATCTACATCCAGAACGCCAGCCTGGAAATCGCCTGGACGCGGGTTGTGTTGGAGACAAGGACGATTGCCGGGGTCGCGGTCACGCCTTTTCTGACCACCAACTTCGAGGGGCTGGACATCAACGATGAAAAAGATTGGTGGTATGCCGAATACCTGATCGAGCGCGGCCAGGCGCGGCTGCCTTCCATCTCATAG
- a CDS encoding SDR family oxidoreductase produces the protein MSPDLFSLEGKIAVVTGGLGQLGRQFTLALAGRGARVAVLDVRTDADFVAARFGDRAGAGDLLFCQVDVTERASLAAGLRQIETAWGTPHILVNNAGLDSPPNAPAEENGPFETYPVASLDRVLDVNLKGVVLCCQVFGGAMAAAGRGSIINISSIYGLVSPDQRLYTYRAQSGAPFFKPVAYSVSKSGLLNLTRYLATYWAEKGVRVNTLTFGGVFNHQDETFLRNYTARVPLGRMAREDEYNGAVIFLASEASSYMTGANVVLDGGWTAW, from the coding sequence ATGAGTCCAGACCTCTTCAGTCTCGAAGGCAAAATCGCCGTCGTCACCGGCGGCTTGGGGCAGTTGGGCCGCCAATTCACGCTGGCCCTGGCCGGGCGCGGCGCCCGTGTGGCCGTGCTGGATGTGCGCACCGACGCCGATTTCGTCGCCGCCCGATTTGGCGACCGCGCCGGGGCCGGCGACCTGCTGTTCTGCCAGGTGGATGTCACCGAGCGGGCGTCGTTGGCGGCCGGGCTGAGGCAGATCGAGACGGCCTGGGGGACGCCCCACATCCTGGTGAACAATGCCGGCCTCGATTCTCCGCCCAATGCCCCGGCCGAGGAAAACGGCCCCTTCGAGACCTACCCCGTCGCCTCGCTCGACCGTGTGCTCGATGTCAACCTCAAGGGCGTGGTCCTGTGTTGCCAGGTATTTGGCGGGGCGATGGCGGCAGCCGGGCGCGGCTCGATCATCAATATCTCCTCCATTTATGGCCTGGTCTCGCCCGACCAGCGCCTTTACACCTATCGAGCGCAGAGCGGCGCCCCCTTCTTCAAGCCGGTGGCCTACTCGGTCTCGAAATCGGGCTTGCTCAATCTCACCCGCTACCTGGCCACGTATTGGGCCGAAAAGGGCGTGCGAGTCAACACCCTCACCTTCGGCGGCGTCTTCAACCACCAGGACGAGACCTTCCTGCGCAACTACACCGCTCGCGTCCCCCTGGGCCGGATGGCGCGCGAGGACGAGTACAACGGCGCCGTCATTTTCCTGGCTTCCGAGGCTTCATCGTACATGACCGGGGCCAATGTCGTCCTGGACGGCGGCTGGACGGCGTGGTGA
- a CDS encoding HAD hydrolase family protein, producing the protein MPAPTPTLTDRIRRVRLVAFDFDGVFTDNAVYVFEDGREAVRCWRGDGIGLRKLEALGIEPVIISSESNPVVLERSRKLRIACIHDCKDKAQALARLASERGLGLDQTAFVGNDINDLAVLAVTGLPIVVADAHPDVLAAAAHRTQRPGGYGAVREICDLFNLCLSEPTPTPSATLRASPNH; encoded by the coding sequence ATGCCGGCCCCAACCCCCACCCTGACCGACCGCATCCGCCGCGTCCGTCTGGTAGCGTTCGATTTCGACGGCGTCTTCACCGATAACGCTGTCTATGTGTTCGAGGATGGGCGCGAGGCGGTGCGTTGCTGGCGGGGAGATGGCATCGGTCTGCGCAAACTCGAGGCCCTGGGCATCGAACCGGTCATCATCTCGTCCGAGTCGAACCCGGTGGTGCTCGAGCGCAGCCGCAAACTGAGGATCGCCTGCATTCACGACTGCAAAGACAAAGCCCAGGCCCTGGCTCGTCTGGCCAGCGAGAGGGGTCTCGGCCTCGACCAGACCGCCTTCGTGGGCAACGACATCAACGATCTGGCGGTGTTGGCCGTGACCGGCCTGCCTATTGTCGTCGCCGATGCTCATCCCGATGTCCTGGCGGCAGCCGCTCACCGCACGCAGCGCCCAGGCGGTTACGGCGCCGTGCGCGAAATCTGCGACCTCTTCAACCTGTGCCTTTCTGAACCGACCCCGACCCCTTCGGCTACGCTCAGGGCAAGCCCCAACCACTGA
- a CDS encoding N-acetylneuraminate synthase family protein, which translates to MNRSLTIDNFEINDDSNCYIIAEIGHNHQGEVEKAKALFHAAKECGADAVKLQKRDNRTLFTREAYNKPYEHRNSFGRTYGEHREYLEFGMAEYLELKAYAQEIGVTFFSTAFDMPSVDFLAELDAPAIKLASGDLKNIPLLKYAARVQKPLLLSTGGGTWDDIQRAYDAIMPINPQLCLLQCTAIYPAAAEDMNLRVISSLRDRYPELVIGLSDHYNGIAMAVVAYLLGARVIEKHFTLNHTWKGSDHAMSLEPIGMSKMTRDLHRARAALGDGIKHVLPPEEEALRKMSKSLVAAHDLPAGHTLAPGDVAIKSPSGGLPPYHLDDVLGRRTLHPLAADAAITWADLNPSP; encoded by the coding sequence ATGAACCGCAGTCTCACCATCGACAACTTCGAGATCAATGATGATAGCAACTGCTACATCATCGCCGAAATCGGCCACAACCATCAGGGTGAGGTAGAAAAGGCCAAGGCGCTGTTTCATGCGGCCAAAGAGTGCGGCGCCGATGCCGTCAAACTGCAGAAACGCGACAACCGCACGCTTTTCACCCGCGAGGCCTATAACAAACCTTACGAGCATCGCAACAGCTTTGGTCGCACCTACGGCGAACACCGGGAATATCTGGAATTTGGCATGGCGGAATATCTGGAACTGAAGGCATACGCCCAGGAGATCGGCGTCACCTTCTTCTCCACCGCCTTCGACATGCCCAGTGTCGATTTCCTGGCCGAACTCGACGCTCCCGCCATCAAGCTGGCCTCCGGCGACCTCAAGAACATCCCGCTGCTGAAGTATGCCGCCCGTGTCCAGAAACCGCTCTTGCTCAGCACCGGCGGCGGGACGTGGGACGACATCCAGCGCGCCTACGATGCCATCATGCCCATCAACCCCCAGCTTTGCCTCCTCCAGTGCACGGCCATCTATCCCGCCGCCGCCGAGGATATGAACCTGCGGGTCATCTCCAGTCTGCGCGACCGCTATCCGGAACTGGTGATCGGTCTCTCGGACCACTACAACGGCATCGCTATGGCGGTGGTGGCCTATCTGCTGGGGGCGCGAGTGATCGAAAAGCACTTCACGCTCAACCACACCTGGAAAGGCTCGGACCATGCCATGTCGCTGGAGCCGATCGGGATGAGCAAGATGACGCGCGACCTGCACCGCGCCCGCGCCGCCCTGGGCGATGGCATCAAACATGTGCTCCCGCCCGAAGAAGAGGCCCTGCGCAAGATGTCCAAGTCGCTTGTTGCCGCCCACGACTTGCCCGCCGGTCATACCCTCGCCCCCGGCGATGTGGCCATCAAGTCGCCGAGCGGCGGGCTGCCACCCTACCATCTGGATGACGTCCTCGGCCGCCGCACCTTGCACCCCCTGGCAGCGGATGCGGCCATCACCTGGGCCGACCTCAACCCCAGCCCCTGA
- a CDS encoding acyltransferase codes for MAGLGQSLGSRVRRWQRLIPKTRRRLRERVIDALCSLGFINIGRCVVHGPRDRLHLGKGVGCTNNVFFNTRSGHITIGDDSVLSFYCMFLTGRHEFEHGQLKQPRSRQVPDSGYDIHIGRGCWIASGAIVLGGVTIGDNCLVAAGAVVTKDVPAGSIVGGVPAKIIGSVHMLDQDASRASLTDSVS; via the coding sequence ATGGCCGGGTTAGGGCAGAGTCTGGGCAGCCGGGTCCGACGCTGGCAGCGGCTGATTCCCAAGACCCGGCGGCGGCTGCGCGAGCGGGTGATCGATGCGCTTTGCAGCCTGGGCTTCATCAATATCGGGCGCTGTGTGGTGCATGGCCCGCGCGACCGGCTGCATTTGGGCAAAGGGGTGGGATGCACCAACAATGTCTTTTTCAACACCCGGTCGGGTCACATCACCATCGGCGATGATTCGGTATTGAGCTTCTACTGCATGTTTCTCACCGGCCGGCACGAATTCGAGCACGGCCAGCTCAAGCAGCCGCGCTCGCGCCAGGTGCCCGATTCGGGCTATGACATTCACATCGGCAGGGGCTGCTGGATTGCCTCCGGCGCCATCGTTTTGGGCGGTGTGACCATTGGCGATAACTGTCTGGTGGCGGCGGGCGCGGTCGTCACCAAAGATGTGCCGGCCGGTTCCATCGTCGGCGGCGTGCCGGCCAAGATCATCGGCAGCGTCCACATGCTCGACCAGGACGCATCCCGTGCATCGCTTACTGACTCAGTGTCCTGA
- a CDS encoding sulfotransferase family 2 domain-containing protein codes for MPVQPPLYVVLHLYKTAGKTLLRHFQNNMRGRGFVRMYTSRMGLDKADAGANPGWEEERVLEYLGAKLGPDTRCLFGHMAFYGIHELPQAAGRDVRYIVFLREPGARIVSLYNYLRSHSTNAWHHEIVEQDWSLEEWFRNSSGLWLRNGQLRQLLLWSHKEVLHERQLSREHLEAGKKVLEAMWFIGTTETFAADLSYLTTAMAFRDVAFDAVANASSGEKQIDPRLLMRIREENALDSELYDYACALHRQQMGKRPAQSQVAYAGQTIGGRIRAALGM; via the coding sequence ATGCCAGTACAGCCGCCGCTCTACGTCGTCTTGCATCTTTACAAGACGGCCGGCAAGACGCTCTTGCGCCACTTCCAGAACAACATGAGGGGGCGCGGCTTCGTGCGTATGTACACCAGCAGGATGGGTCTGGACAAAGCCGACGCCGGCGCCAACCCCGGTTGGGAGGAGGAGCGCGTGCTCGAGTATTTGGGCGCCAAGCTGGGGCCTGACACGCGCTGCCTGTTCGGGCACATGGCCTTCTATGGCATCCACGAACTGCCACAGGCGGCCGGGCGCGATGTGCGCTACATCGTCTTCCTGCGCGAACCGGGGGCGCGCATTGTCTCTCTGTACAACTACTTGCGCAGCCACTCGACGAACGCCTGGCATCACGAGATCGTCGAGCAAGACTGGTCGCTGGAGGAGTGGTTTCGCAACAGTAGCGGCCTCTGGCTCCGCAATGGGCAGTTGCGCCAGCTGCTGCTTTGGAGCCACAAAGAAGTGCTCCACGAGCGCCAGTTGAGCAGAGAGCATCTGGAAGCGGGGAAGAAGGTGTTGGAGGCGATGTGGTTCATCGGTACGACCGAGACCTTTGCTGCTGACCTCAGCTATCTGACCACGGCGATGGCTTTCAGGGATGTCGCTTTCGATGCCGTCGCCAATGCCTCCAGCGGCGAAAAGCAGATCGATCCGCGCCTCCTGATGCGGATCAGAGAAGAGAACGCCCTTGACAGCGAACTCTATGATTATGCCTGTGCGCTTCATCGCCAGCAGATGGGAAAGCGCCCCGCACAAAGCCAGGTCGCCTATGCGGGCCAGACGATCGGGGGGAGGATTCGTGCTGCTCTGGGTATGTGA
- a CDS encoding ABC transporter ATP-binding protein → MSIPAIQVEAISKRYRIGAFEEEKHDTFGGAAMAWLKSPFVNFRNLQRLSKFSDSDETDVIWALRDVSFDIPEGEAVGIIGRNGAGKSTLLKILARITPPSSGRALLNGRVASLLEVGTGFHPDLTGRENLYLNGAVLGMTNSEIDRKYDEILDFSGIEKFIDTPVKRYSSGMRVRLAFAVAAHLEPEILLVDEVLAVGDAQFQRKCLGKMGDIAGAGRTVILVSHNMASIEALCRRAVVLEGGYLAYDGDAKEAVNHYLSNQVLSLASGVDLLNHPDRIGAETAPIFQSIRLLNKDGVETSAFEMGETVVFEIVLDTGENSLDSPLVSMGIERRGAPLCTLSTRYMVAEHFTLSGRMVVRCTWNPGWLVPGDYALVNLTLKAGLKGERLDHVGDVLAFEIVARDVYGTGKIARPGSILVPDGKWQFLTVDQ, encoded by the coding sequence ATGAGCATACCTGCCATTCAAGTCGAAGCGATCAGCAAGCGGTATCGGATCGGCGCCTTCGAAGAAGAAAAACACGATACCTTCGGCGGCGCAGCAATGGCCTGGCTGAAATCGCCGTTTGTCAACTTTCGCAACCTTCAGCGCCTTAGCAAGTTCAGCGACAGCGACGAAACCGATGTCATCTGGGCCTTGCGCGATGTGTCTTTCGACATCCCCGAAGGCGAAGCGGTTGGCATCATCGGACGTAACGGCGCCGGCAAGAGCACCTTGCTCAAGATCCTCGCCCGCATCACGCCGCCAAGCAGCGGCCGCGCCCTGCTGAACGGCCGGGTGGCCAGCCTGCTGGAGGTGGGCACCGGTTTCCACCCCGATCTCACCGGACGAGAGAATCTCTACCTAAATGGGGCCGTCCTGGGCATGACGAACTCGGAGATCGACCGCAAGTATGATGAAATCCTTGACTTCTCTGGGATCGAGAAATTCATCGATACGCCGGTCAAGCGCTACTCCAGCGGAATGCGCGTGCGCCTGGCCTTTGCCGTGGCCGCTCACCTGGAGCCGGAGATCCTGCTCGTCGATGAAGTCCTGGCCGTAGGCGACGCCCAGTTTCAGCGCAAATGCCTGGGGAAGATGGGCGACATCGCTGGCGCCGGTCGCACGGTCATCCTGGTCAGCCACAATATGGCCTCGATTGAGGCTCTGTGTCGGCGGGCGGTCGTGTTGGAGGGTGGCTATCTGGCTTACGATGGCGATGCCAAAGAGGCCGTGAATCACTACCTGAGCAATCAGGTGCTCAGCCTGGCCAGCGGCGTCGATCTGCTCAACCATCCCGATCGTATCGGCGCCGAAACGGCGCCCATCTTCCAGTCCATCCGGCTGCTGAACAAGGATGGCGTCGAGACCAGCGCTTTCGAGATGGGCGAGACGGTTGTTTTCGAAATCGTCCTTGATACGGGCGAGAATTCTCTGGATTCGCCTTTGGTGTCGATGGGTATCGAACGTCGCGGCGCCCCCCTCTGCACACTTTCGACTCGCTACATGGTGGCTGAACACTTCACCCTATCCGGCCGTATGGTGGTGCGATGCACCTGGAATCCCGGCTGGTTGGTTCCGGGCGATTACGCCCTGGTGAATCTGACCTTGAAGGCCGGTCTGAAAGGCGAGCGGCTGGACCATGTTGGTGATGTCTTGGCGTTCGAGATCGTCGCTCGCGACGTCTATGGTACTGGGAAGATAGCTCGTCCCGGCTCCATTCTCGTCCCCGATGGCAAGTGGCAGTTTTTGACAGTCGATCAGTGA